One region of Tachysurus vachellii isolate PV-2020 chromosome 11, HZAU_Pvac_v1, whole genome shotgun sequence genomic DNA includes:
- the LOC132853729 gene encoding uncharacterized protein LOC132853729 has protein sequence MQSAHLDAEKARLEAQLFVLDVERKAAAAVAKAEALTAALSCDKESSRKSDIEYRSGSHDSILRTKEYVQEQARLQANAQLDPSEMLEDAWPPPPPAELFQENLMERPSYEIEGFDTNKDYRRYDTSKVIFEAESHLFGAHSNTSAGYALYPDAQPPYVKSAPAIKTEQDPYPCNIRLPDETCHRPTYSHSNMQSSGRAPNAHSYPQVKSYAATPSQHVQFRASTPDVNQSVTDLVRFMARREIVSTSLLSFDDRPENYRAWKASFLTAIRDLNLTAKEEMDLLIKWLGADSREQAKRIRAVHIKNLDRGLQMIWERLDDCFGAPEVIESSLLRRLDGFPRISNKETNKLRDLGDLLMELQVAKSEGVLLGLACLDTARGIAGIVQKLPFSLQEKWMALGYAFKQRHKVPFPPFYVLVNFVTEQAKMRNDPSFVLPLHADNPKPGSFKNVNKASISVHKTDVFPERTATGETQNVDIDVAKFCPIHKKPHPLYKCRGFKEKSFEDRKAFLKQNGICFKCVASTTHFARNCEKLIKCSECGSETHHSALHPKSISQPVKTHIQTKDHGGEKEPSEDEVSTKCTGVCGSNLSGKTCSKICLVTVFPSGQREKAIKVYAIIDDQSNRSLVRSKFFSVFDMDGNRSSYYLKTCAGMIQTSGRRAHGFQVASIDGRVVHTLPTLIECDNIPDNRSEIPSPQIALHHPHLKGIAAQIPEVDSKVPIMMLLGRDLIEVHKVKRYINGPPEAPYALKLDLGWVIVGDVCLGRVHKPESVNTLFTSTLDSGRQSLFKPCPNVFYIKENVCDVKPSSSCTAIPLKKPVWKRDDHVEQDIFKRTKDDERLALSVEDLAFLHIMEKSFYKDEKHSWVAPLPFKLQRQRLPNNRSQVLDRFRSLQRSFAKKPIMKEHFFTFMEKILERGHAEVAPPLNHQEECWYLPLFGVYHPKKPNQIRVVFDSSCQYDGVSLNDVLLKGPDLNNGLLGVLLRFRKEAVAITTDIQQMFHCFLVRPEDRNFLRFFWHGNNDPEQNIIEFRMKVHIFGNSPSPAVAIYGLRQAVKETETEFGTDVLKFIERDFYVDDGLKSLPSATAAIDLLKRTQEALARSNLKLHKIASNSEEVMNVFTSEGDCRDSKDMDLDKDTSSVQRTLGVSWNLKTDTFTFQLSNDVKPFTRRGVLSTVNGLYDPFGFAAPVVIQGKVLIRNLTSDSLDWDLPLPLEKRESWQKWRDSLQELQQLQIPRPYTKTSPSEASHRELCVFSDASVMAIAAVAYLKILDMEGKCETSFILGKARLAPRQELTIPRLELCSAVLAVEVADIIMAELDVKFDRVTFFTDSKVVLGYIYNEKRRFYVFVNNRVQRIRSSSHPQQWHYVPSAQNPADHATRSVPADRLKDTTWLTGPPFLSCSNQEYNTSGQFDLVEPTSDVEVRPEATVLTTHIKDSQLGTKRFERFSSWKILLRAVACLIHVVQTFKGNSTKNVENCKGWHCCRMSYNVNELNQAKVTVIRAAQQEAFIEELRCIRDGKNISKDSPLFTLNPIIDKDGLMRVGGRISHAGIDYDESNPIIIPRRHHIATLIMRFYHEQSQHQGRHITEGAIRMAGFWILGAKRSICSLIFGCVVCRRLRGKSEVQMMSDLPVDRVSTEPPFTYVGTDVFGPWTISARRTRGGHVNSKRWAVLFTCLTIRAVHIEVVESMDTSSFINAMRRFIAIRGPIKQMRSDRGTNFVGACRELDIPSNLDEAKVSRFLAEQGCSWIFNPPHASHMGGAWERMIGITRKILDSMMLQLGPSKITHEVFTTFLAEVTAIINSRPLIPVSVDPEDPLILTPATLLTQKYGSFPCPPVELDHTDLYRRQWKRVQNLASTFWDRWRKQYLSTLQPRKRWQFKNQDITTGSVVLMKDSQSKRNQWPLGRITKVLPSGDGRVRKVEIKIVNKGEPKVFVRPVTEVVMLIPSN, from the coding sequence ATGCAAAGTGCACACTTGGATGCAGAAAAGGCACGTTTAGAGGCACAATTATTTGTTTTAGACGTTGAAAGGAAAGCTGCTGCTGCAGTAGCTAAGGCTGAAGCACTAACTGCAGCCCTAAGTTGTGATAAAGAATCAAGTCGGAAATCTGACATTGAATACAGATCTGGCTCTCACGATTCTATCCTAAGAACAAAAGAGTATGTTCAAGAACAAGCTAGACTGCAAGCTAACGCCCAGTTAGATCCATCTGAGATGTTGGAGGATGCATGGCCACCGCCGCCACCAGCAGAATTATTTCAAGAGAACTTGATGGAACGGCCATCCTATGAAATTGAGGGTTTCGACACAAACAAAGACTACAGACGTTATGATACCTCTAAAGTCATTTTTGAGGCTGAGTCGCATCTCTTTGGTGCTCATTCAAACACATCGGCTGGTTACGCTCTCTATCCGGATGCTCAACCTCCATATGTAAAATCCGCTCCTGCCATCAAGACAGAACAGGATCCTTACCCATGTAATATAAGGCTGCCTGATGAGACATGTCACAGGCCCACCTATTCACATTCTAACATGCAGTCATCAGGAAGGGCTCCAAATGCCCACAGTTATCCACAAGTTAAATCATATGCTGCGACTCCATCTCAACATGTCCAATTTCGGGCTAGTACTCCTGATGTAAATCAGAGTGTTACCGATCTCGTCAGATTCATGGCGCGGCGAGAGATTGTTTCAACAAGTCTACTATCATTCGATGATCGCCCTGAAAATTACAGAGCATGGAAGGCATCATTCTTAACTGCCATCAGAGATCTTAATCTCACGGCTAAAGAAGAGATGGATCTATTGATCAAATGGTTAGGTGCAGATTCTAGAGAACAAGCAAAACGTATAAGAGCAGTTCATATCAAAAACCTAGACAGAGGTCTTCAGATGATCTGGGAACGGTTAGATGATTGTTTTGGAGCACCTGAGGTCATTGAGAGTTCATTACTCAGGAGACTAGATGGTTTCCCAAGGAtttcaaataaagaaacaaacaaacttagAGACTTAGGAGACCTCCTCATGGAACTCCAAGTGGCAAAATCTGAGGGAGTGCTATTAGGTCTCGCCTGTTTGGACACTGCACGGGGCATAGCTGGTATAGTGCAAAAGCTACCATTCAGTCTGCAAGAGAAATGGATGGCTCTAGGCTATGCATTCAAACAACGGCACAAAGTCCCCTTTCCCCCGTTTTATGTACTTGTTAACTTTGTCACAGAACAAGCAAAGATGAGGAATGATCCCAGTTTTGTTCTTCCTCTTCATGCCGACAATCCAAAGCCAGGAAGCTTTAAGAATGTTAACAAAGCTTCAATCTCAGTACACAAGACCGATGTTTTTCCAGAGAGAACTGCAACTGGTGAAACCCAAAATGTTGATATAGATGTGGCTAAATTCTGCCCTATACATAAAAAACCACACCCTTTGTACAAATGCCGTGGGTTTAAAGAGAAATCATTTGAAGATAGGAAGGCCTTTTTGAAGCAGAATGGGATTTGTTTTAAGTGTGTAGCATCCACCACACACTTTGCAAGGAACTGCGAAAAGCTCATCAAGTGTTCTGAATGCGGCAGCGAAACACACCATTCCGCTTTGCACCCAAAATCCATCTCTCAGCCTGTTAAAACCCACATCCAGACCAAAGATCATGGCGGGGAGAAGGAACCCTCCGAAGATGAAGTGTCGACTAAGTGTACAGGAGTCTGTGGTAGTAATCTTAGTGGCAAGACATGTTCAAAGATTTGCCTTGTGACAGTGTTTCCAAGTGGTCAGCGAGAGAAAGCGATCAAGGTGTACGCCATCATTGACGATCAAAGCAACCGATCCTTGGTGAGATCGAAATTCTTCAGTGTCTTTGACATGGACGGCAACAGATCCTCCTACTATCTCAAAACGTGTGCAGGGATGATCCAAACAAGTGGTAGAAGAGCACATGGATTCCAGGTGGCATCTATTGATGGTCGGGTCGTTCATACTCTGCCAACCTTGATAGAATGTGATAACATCCCAGATAATCGGTCTGAGATACCCTCACCACAAATTGCTCTTCATCATCCACATCTAAAAGGCATTGCAGCACAGATTCCAGAGGTTGATTCAAAGGTTCCAATTATGATGCTGTTAGGTAGGGATCTCATAGAGGTACATAAGGTGAAGAGGTACATTAATGGCCCCCCTGAAGCTCCATATGCTCTGAAGCTGGATCTGGGCTGGGTCATAGTTGGTGACGTGTGCCTGGGCAGAGTTCACAAGCCGGAAAGTGTTAACACTCTCTTCACCAGCACCTTGGATAGTGGTCGTCAGTCACTGTTTAAGCCGTGTCCTAATGTCTTTTATATCAAGGAGAATGTTTGTGATGTAAAGCCCTCAAGTTCTTGTACTGCTATTCCACTGAAGAAGCCTGTATGGAAAAGGGATGACCATGTAGAACAGGACATCTTCAAGAGAACAAAGGATGATGAAAGATTGGCTCTTTCAGTTGAGGATTTGGCTTTCCTTCATATAATGGAGAAAAGCTTTTACAAGGATGAGAAGCACAGCTGGGTAGCTCCCCTTCCGTTCAAACTCCAGAGGCAGCGCTTACCAAACAACAGGTCACAAGTTTTAGATCGTTTCAGATCTCTACAGCGATCTTTTGCTAAGAAGCCAATCATGAAAGAGCActtctttacatttatggaGAAGATACTGGAAAGAGGTCACGCCGAAGTAGCACCACCACTTAACCATCAAGAAGAATGTTGGTACTTGCCTCTCTTCGGTGTGTACCACCCAAAGAAGCCAAACCAGATTAGAGTCGTCTTTGATTCAAGCTGTCAGTATGATGGTGTCTCACTTAACGACGTTCTTCTGAAGGGACCCGACCTGAATAATGGACTGCTTGGAGTACTTTTGCGCTTCAGAAAGGAGGCAGTAGCGATTACCACAGATATACAACAAatgtttcattgttttcttgttaGGCCAGAAGATAGAAATTTTCTTAGGTTCTTCTGGCATGGAAATAATGATCCAGAGCAAAACATCATTGAGTTCAGGATGAAAGTCCATATCTTCGGTAACAGTCCTTCTCCAGCCGTCGCAATCTATGGCCTTAGACAGGCAGTGAAGGAAACTGAGACAGAGTTCGGAACAGACGTCCTAAAGTTCATAGAAAGAGATTTCTATGTGGACGACGGCTTAAAATCTCTACCCTCTGCAACAGCTGCCATTGATCTCCTTAAAAGGACACAAGAAGCACTTGCTCGCTCCAATCTAAAGTTGCATAAAATTGCATCAAACAGTGAGGAAGTTATGAATGTATTTACATCTGAAGGTGACTGCCGAGATTCAAAGGACATGGACCTGGACAAAGACACATCGTCAGTCCAGCGTACTTTAGGAGTTAGCTGGAATCTCAAAActgacacatttacatttcagctGTCCAATGATGTGAAACCGTTTACACGCCGTGGCGTTCTCTCTACTGTGAATGGGTTATATGACCCATTCGGGTTTGCAGCTCCGGTTGTTATTCAAGGCAAAGTTCTGATTAGAAACCTCACAAGTGACTCACTGGACTGGGACCTACCCTTACCCCTGGAGAAAAGGGAATCCTGGCAAAAATGGAGGGACTCCCTTCAAGAGCTTCAACAGCTCCAAATCCCTAGACCCTACACCAAAACCTCTCCATCAGAAGCTTCACATAGAGAGCTCTGTGTCTTCTCAGATGCTTCAGTTATGGCTATAGCTGCAGTAGCTTATCTCAAAATTCTGGACATGGAGGGAAAGTGCGAAACAAGTTTCATCTTAGGGAAAGCCAGGCTGGCGCCTCGCCAAGAGTTGACAATCCCTCGCCTTGAGCTCTGTAGTGCAGTGTTGGCCGTAGAGGTGGCTGACATTATAATGGCAGAGTTGGATGTTAAGTTTGATAGAGTAACCTTTTTCACAGACAGCAAAGTGGTCCTCGGTTACATCTATAATGAAAAACGCAGATTCTATGTCTTTGTGAATAATCGAGTTCAAAGAATAAGAAGCAGTTCGCACCCTCAGCAATGGCATTATGTTCCAAGTGCCCAGAATCCAGCCGACCATGCAACAAGGTCTGTGCCTGCAGATCGTCTAAAAGATACAACATGGCTTACTGGTCCACCATTCTTGTCCTGCTCTAATCAGGAATATAACACTTCAGGTCAATTTGATCTTGTGGAGCCAACCAGTGATGTTGAAGTTCGCCCTGAGGCAACAGTGCTCACTACCCATATCAAAGACAGCCAGCTTGGTACAAAGCGCTTCGAGCGTTTCTCCAGTTGGAAGATACTTCTTCGAGCTGTTGCATGTCTAATACATGTTGTACAGACATTCAAAGGGAATTCAAccaaaaatgtggaaaattgCAAAGGTTGGCATTGTTGTAGGATGTCGTACAATGTAAATGAGTTGAACCAAGCCAAAGTCACCGTCATTCGTgctgcacagcaggaagcaTTCATTGAGGAACTCAGATGCATCAGAGATGGTAAGAACATTTCAAAGGACAGTCCCCTCTTTACACTGAACCCCATCATAGACAAAGATGGCCTTATGAGGGTTGGAGGACGGATCTCACACGCAGGTATCGACTATGATGAAAGCAATCCCATCATAATCCCAAGAAGGCACCACATTGCAACTTTGATAATGAGGTTTTACCATGAACAATCTCAACATCAGGGTAGGCACATTACTGAAGGTGCTATACGTATGGCAGGTTTTTGGATTTTGGGAGCCAAAAGGAGCATATGTTCTCTTATCTTTGGATGTGTAGTTTGCCGAAGGCTACGAGGAAAGAGTGAAGTACAAATGATGTCTGATTTACCGGTGGACAGGGTCAGTACTGAGCCCCCCTTTACCTATGTAGGCACCGATGTATTCGGGCCTTGGACCATCTCAGCCCGCCGCACTAGAGGTGGACATGTGAATAGCAAAAGATGGGCGGTGCTGTTCACCTGTTTAACCATCAGAGCTGTCCATATTGAAGTAGTGGAGTCTATGGACACATCTTCTTTCATAAACGCTATGAGACGCTTCATTGCCATTCGTGGTCCAATCAAGCAGATGCGATCCGATCGAGGGACCAATTTTGTAGGGGCATGCAGAGAACTGGACATTCCTTCTAATTTGGATGAGGCAAAGGTGTCAAGGTTTCTTGCAGAACAAGGGTGCTCTTGGATCTTCAATCCACCCCACGCTTCGCACATGGGTGGAGCATGGGAGCGCATGATAGGTATAACCCGAAAGATCTTAGACTCCATGATGCTTCAGCTGGGACCGTCTAAAATTACACATGAAGTTTTCACAACATTCTTGGCAGAGGTGACGGCGATAATAAACTCCAGACCGCTGATTCCTGTATCTGTGGATCCCGAGGACCCCCTTATACTCACTCCTGCAACATTACTTACTCAGAAGTATGGTTCTTTCCCTTGTCCTCCTGTCGAACTTGATCATACTGACCTCTACAGGCGACAGTGGAAACGAGTCCAAAACCTAGCTTCCACCTTTTGGGACAGGTGGCGGAAGCAGTATCTCTCCACACTGCAACCTAGGAAAAGGTGGCAATTCAAAAATCAAGACATCACAACGGGTAGTGTTGTCCTTATGAAAGACAGTCAGTCTAAACGCAACCAGTGGCCTTTGGGGCGCATCACTAAAGTGTTGCCTAGTGGAGATGGAAGGGTACGAAAGGTCGAAATCAAAATTGTCAATAAGGGAGAACCAAAGGTTTTTGTCAGACCTGTAACTGAAGTGGTAATGCTCATTCCTTCCAACTAA
- the sema3b gene encoding semaphorin-3B: MMMTMIVVVLTVMLGLISVSSSSSGSSASSTSSTSAPRMKLTYKELQQFNGVKRFDLDRSCCFGSLLLDEERGRLFVGARNYLLSLSLDNIAKQEQKIYWPAPVEWREECNWAGKDINMDCVNYVKVLHHFNRTHLYACGTGAFHPTCAYVEVGHKVEDHVFRFDQSLVEEGKGKSPYDPRHTAASVLVGDELYAGVATDLMGRDFTIFRSLGQKPSIRTEQHDSRWLNEPKFIGAFAVPESENPDDDKVFFFFRETAVEAQGYGKVTYARIGQLCRNDMGGQRSLVNKWTTFLKTRLVCSVPGNDGSETHFDELRDVFLLQTRDRKNPLVYTVFSTSSSVFRGSAVCLYTMNDIRRAFLGPFAHKEGPNYQWVPFQGKVPYPRPGMCPSKTFGSFESTKGFPDNVIQFARHHPLMYNPVTPLGGRPLFLRTGMPYSFTQIAVDRVNAADGHYDVMFIGTDVGTVLKVISVPKGSWSNTELLLEELQVFKDSSSIINMQISSKRQQLYVGSDTGVAQVPLHRCSMYGKACAECCLARDPYCAWDGHTCTRYLPNTKRRFRRQDVRNGDPNTLCSGDHQKLRVLEKKLYAVEGSSSFLECIPKSLQAQVTWTLQRHPNNAREEVRLDDRVLQTNRGLLLRRVLRRDSGIYQCHAMEHGFTQTLLSIMLDVVPTTGPAHSQAHNPTQSQAQSTNQKLWYRDFMQLVDHPNLSTVDQICEQVWSRKNSQSDKAMADAPNESPSINPLHNTNKRWKHLKEVRKGRNRRTHDGKPAPRAPRSAGE; encoded by the exons atgatgatgactaTGATAGTGGTGGTATTGACTGTGATGCTTGGCCTGATCAGTGTCAGTTCATCGTCCAGTGGATCATCTGCATCTTCTACCTCTTCCACTTCTGCACCAAGGATGAAGCTTACTTACaaag AGCTCCAGCAGTTTAATGGAGTGAAGCGGTTTGACTTGGACCGCTCGTGCTGTTTCGGATCACTCCTATTGGATGAAGAAAGGGGCCGGCTCTTTGTAGGAGCGAGAAATTACCTGTTGTCACTCAGCCTGGATAACATTGCCAAACAAGAACAAAAG ATTTACTGGCCAGCACCTGTGGAGTGGAGGGAAGAGTGCAACTGGGCAGGGAAGGACATCAAT atGGACTGTGTTAATTATGTGAAGGTTTTACATCACTTTAACCGAACTCATCTGTATGCCTGTGGGACAGGAGCCTTCCACCCGACCTGTGCTTACGTGGAGGTTGGACATAAAGTGGAG GATCACGTGTTTCGATTTGATCAATCTCTTGTTGAAGAGGGTAAAGGGAAAAGCCCATATGACCCACGGCACACCGCAGCTTCTGTTCTAGTTG GTGATGAGCTGTATGCAGGCGTGGCCACTGATCTGATGGGAAGGGATTTTACGATTTTTCGGAGCCTGGGACAGAAACCCTCCATACGGACAGAACAACACGACTCTCGCTGGCTCAACG AGCCCAAGTTCATAGGTGCTTTCGCTGTTCCGGAGAGTGAGAACCCTGATGATGATaaagtcttctttttcttccgaGAAACTGCTGTTGAAGCTCAAGGCTACGGCAAGGTCACCTATGCTCGGATTGGCCAGCTGTGCCGG aatGACATGGGAGGGCAGCGTAGTTTAGTGAATAAGTGGACAACATTCCTGAAGACTCGACTTGTCTGCTCTGTACCAGGCAACGATGGCAGTGAAACACACTTTGATGAGCTCA GGGACGTGTTCCTGCTGCAAACACGAGACAGGAAGAATCCACTGGTCTATACAGTCTTCTCTACTTCCAG TAGTGTATTCCGTGGGTCAGCCGTCTGCCTGTACACTATGAACGACATCCGGAGGGCATTTTTAGGGCCATTTGCACATAAAGAGGGACCAAATTACCAGTGGGTGCCTTTCCAAGGCAAAGTTCCTTACCCTCGACCAGGCATG TGTCCCAGTAAGACGTTCGGAAGTTTTGAGTCCACTAAAGGTTTCCCAGATAATGTGATCCAGTTTGCACGTCATCACCCATTGATGTACAACCCGGTGACGCCGCTCGGTGGCCGTCCGCTTTTCCTGCGCACAGGAATGCCATACAGCTTCACACAGATCGCTGTGGATCGAGTTAATGCTGCAGATGGCCACTACGACGTCATGTTCATCGGAACAG ATGTCGGCACAGTTCTGAAGGTGATCTCTGTGCCCAAAGGAAGCTGGAGCAACACAGAGCTGCTGCTTGAAGAGCTGCAAGTCTTCaaa GATTCTTCATCCATTATCAATATGCAGATCTCCTCCAAACGA caaCAGCTATATGTAGGCTCTGATACAGGTGTAGCACAGGTGCCACTGCATCGCTGCAGCATGTACGGTAAAGCATGTGCCGAGTGCTGCCTTGCCCGTGACCCCTACTGTGCCTGGGATGGACACACTTGCACTCGTTATCTGCCTAACACAAAAcg GCGCTTCCGTCGCCAGGACGTGAGGAACGGTGACCCTAACACACTCTGTTCAGGAG ACCACCAGAAGCTGCGTGTTTTGGAGAAAAAGCTGTATGCAGTGGAGGGAAGTAGCTCTTTCCTGGAGTGCATTCCCAAATCACTACAGGCTCAGGTCACCTGGACCTTGCAGAGACACCCTAACAATGCTCGAGAAGAG GTCCGTCTGGATGATCGCGTGCTTCAGACAAATCGTGGCTTGTTGCTACGACGAGTGTTACGCAGAGACAGTGGAATTTACCAGTGTCATGCAATGGAGCATGGATTCACCCAAACGCTGCTCAGCATCATGCTGGACGTCGTCCCCACTACAGGCCCAGCACATAGCCAAGCACACAACCCCACCCAGAGCCAAGCACAGTCTAccaatcagaagctgtggtacaGAGACTTCATGCAGCTGGTCGATCACCCCAACCTGAGCACCGTTGACCAGATCTGCGAGCAGGTTTGGTCACGTAAAAACAGCCAATCAGACAAAGCCATGGCAGACGCGCCCAACGAGTCTCCAAGTATCAATCCTCTGCACAACACGAACAAAAGATGGAAGCATCTTAAGGAGGTGAGGAAGGGGAGGAACCGCAGAACACACGACGGAAAACCTGCACCTCGAGCGCCTCGGAGTGCGGGAGAGTAA